Sequence from the Argopecten irradians isolate NY chromosome 12, Ai_NY, whole genome shotgun sequence genome:
GGTACACCTGAGTGGAATTTCACGCATCAGTAAATTGTTCATCCACCGGAAAGAGAACTGAAGGTACTCCACAGACTGTTCCTCCAGATGTTTGTGTAGGGGAACTGTGGTAAAGACATTAAACCATGTACAATATGGGGACCacaatgaaccctgggagaAATTACATATATCAGTGTCAGATTCTACAAAACATAGCTGTAGGGAACGTTAAGTTTCCTGAGATACACAAAGTTAAACCTTTTATCTTGGAAAGCTATGGAAAACCCATACTCAGTCTGCAAATTAACCAAATATGTTCTAAACCCtatttttacattgaaacaGAATGTCTTCTCTCTGTTAATTTATAAACTGGTAAATTTTTAAGGGAAAAACTAGAGCTTTATGATTAAATACCAGGTACACAAAATTACTTCACCACAAGGGTTTACATGGATCTTTTTTCTTGATATCAGTAGAATGGCTTTTATAGGTCAAGGGGAAAGTTCagttaaaggtcaaggttaatGTTCAGTTAAAGGTCAAGGGGAACGTTCAGTTAAAGGTCAAGGGGAACGTTCAGTTAAAGGTCAAGGGGAAAGTTCAgctaaaggtcaaggttaatGTTCAATTAAACATAACCATATGTAAAACAATAACTAAAATGTCAGTCTACTAAATCATTCACTGGAGACTTAATTCTTGGAGAATTTTACATCCCGGAAATTGCAGTCTATATGTAATTTCTTAGTTACCGTACAATGATGACACTCTTTTTCTTACAATAGTAAAATACAATTCTAAAACTCGTTACATCATATCTAGATTCTTACCATCAATTCTTTTCACCAACTCCTTCAGAGCATTGACCTTCATCTGTATGCCTGGCTGTGCGAATGTGTAGTTGTCTTGGATTCCATCTAACAGTCGCGACGTACACCAGTAACTATCTGCCTCAATTATGCGGAGAGTTTCCTCCGGTAATTCCTGTAGATCACAGTTCTCCGACTCCACATCTAGggtaaaatttacataaaatataaaacgtTTTGGATAAATGATTTACATTTCAAGTTTATAGCTTCTCTTAAACATAATGTTTCAATATTATAGGCCTTTTATCAATTGTCAACAAGGCATAGAAATTGTTCTGAAAAAGTGTCTTTAGATATCTGAATGTTATCATGTCACATTAGAGTGATCTCCCCTACCTCAGCTGATAGCATTTAAAAGGAAGGGATAACTACACATTACATTTCAACCCTGAGCAACTGGTTTATATCAGACCAACATCATCATGTGGATCAAGTACATAACCATATTGATAGCAtttacaatttgaaaaatattaatattttttttatttcattaattaaagatgctccatcgccgacagagcataaatcatattaatcatttgaacaataattggtgtttaatcgtgtatatatatgcctaattaacacaaaaaattacatgaaataatttatctcgcctttggtgcatgcgcaatcattacttaattccatataaggtatagtgccatggaattttttcgggatgcaattaattatttgtcatttttttaacatgaagtaaaataagaagctcaaacttttcaatggtggtaatggtgtaaagcaagtaacatttgtaactgaagaaaaatactaaatcctctgctcctgtttttgatagtgaaaaaataccatttgtcagcggtggagcatctttaatatttaatgACAGTTAAAAATTTACCTTTCAATCCAGAATTATTGTCCTGTTAACTTGTAAttcaatttttcactaaaacaCACATGATTTACTAGAGTTTAGAAGAATATTTCCCTCACCATTCTCGATGTATTCGGACAAGAAAACCACGAAGAACGGCGTCACTAAGTCGTTGATTCCTTGGACATATCCACTGGCAGGGTGTCGGATCGCccatatatataaaatcctCTCAAAAATCTACACACAACAAGTTTTTAGTTATATCAGGTTTTATCAATTATATGACTTCATGTTGTTAattcattaattaatttcattgaCAAATAGCATATACAGTGTACACATTCTTTATCTTTCTCTATATCATAATTATAGGGTAATTTCCAATGTAATTTTTAAACATCGagaaacaaattaaatgtacCACACCTTTATTGGATTTAGTTACTCAATTTTCctctttttaaaatttcatttctgaATAATTCTGGATTTAGAatggaaaattatgaaattttaaaagGTATCAGGAATTCATTGAATTTGAATTATTTGACAGCGTTTCAAGCAAATCTGTAGACAACAATGTGAAAATCTGGCCTAGAAAACAAACCATGTTCCACGACTACAGATACACACCATCAACCCCAGGCTACATGCACCCCAACACAGGCGTAACACAAAACATGCTTCATTCAACAAAATGATACGGTTATTTTAAACGTTTTTATTATCATCTTACAAGCAACCAATTTTAATCACTAAATATGTCTCAACATTTAGCTGACTCTCCATATAAATGATAGAACTATGCCAGTTAATGTATATTACAGTGAAATCTGCCTAAGCAACCACTTCTATAAAAAGACCACCTCTTTATTTAAACAATGTTTCAGGGTCCAATATGACCatttaaaacacaatttgaCATGTATACAAAGACCACATTTCCCTTGTCCCAAGAGTGGTCTATATTAGACAGGTTTTGACTAaactttaaaataacaataaagcaTACAGAGATTCATACATGAATTTTACTATGATTTGAAGCGTATCAAAGAATTTTGTTCACTGAATCACTTCTTCAAAGGTTTTCTACAAGACAGCACATTATAGTTAATTGCTTAATATGTGTAAATGCACAAATATTAACATAATATGCTGTAGGAAAAGTTTTTTGTTGAAACATTAAAATAGAAATAGTTGCCAAAAGTGttcttatctttttttattttctccttccttttgcatttttcaaaactacatgtacaagtatttgttattttttcttttttcaccCTTTTAATTTCAATGTTGATACTTGGGAATGGCTTTGATACACATGTAATCAAATAAAACCATACTGCTCGACAACAGGTTagtataaaaagataaaatgttttaacttcACCCCTCAATTTCCTACAACATGTTTGTAGTTCATATACTAGATAATCAAGGCCATCCGTACAAACTTGTTAATATATCTCCCTATTAAGCCTAACCTGAAAATGTTCCTCATGCAACATGTTTACAGTACAATGTATTAGTAACTACAAGTTGTTGCGTCCTTCTGAAGGGACGTCGAAGTCTTCTACAGAAATGGTATTAGTGTAGTGTTATAATGGGATTTCCAGGATTTCTACAGCTGGGAGGGTAAGTCCAAGAAGCTAGAGAATTAATCGCAAGAATCAAAGTTATCTTCAGCTAATTAGCATACAATTTTCAATATCCCGATGGCAACCAATCCGTATGGCTGCATACTTACTTCTTGAACAACCTTTTGTTGAAACAAGTGAGCAAGTGATGTCATTCGTGGAATATCTTTAAGAATCTGTAAAACAAGCATTTATTATAACAATAATACACGTAATAGATTTGGTTTAATCTGATGAGGGACAGGCTCAACTTAACCAAGATCCCATGTCAAATCTAAAACATAAAGCGGACCTAGATTTTTATGACAAAAGCTAAAACCAAAATGATAGCCCATAAGCaactaaaacaaataaatttgcATTAGATTAAAGCATGACACCCATAAAAAGCATCAGGGACTTGTTCAGTGAAAATTGTCAAGTATCTTATGGTGGaacatattatgtatgtatatataataagttGTAACATCAAACCTTTGTAATCATAATTCATGTATATCAAAGATActctaccgccgacagaccataaacgatactcataatTCAAACAATAACCGATGTATTATCCTGTATATAAGTgacgtctaattaacacaaaagtacATCTAAAACAATTcagcacaatcagtacttcattctatctAGGGCATAGAGACCTgcaattttttcaggatgcaattaatcatttctaatattattatcttaaaataacataagaagctcaaacttttcaatggtggtaatggtggaaGTAAGTAACTTAGAAACTGAACGAAAACACTGATTCTtctactgtttttgatagcaaaaaataccatttgtcagggtgcagcatctttaaagaatCCATTTCTTAATTTCTTGGTTGCTACGATATAACACATGATACACATGTTTATATACTAGAATAAACAGTCGTCATATATAATACAGTGAAAGTGCTAAAGacctatttttgttttgtttttatgttcaatatgcacaacatctatctttttatttctgattttacATCTGTATTATTGGAATTCAGTGTACATATACTGGGTATGTAAATTTTTAGGACAAATTTCACTGAACGAAGTTCCTGTTGACTCCTATACAGCAGTAGACTAGCTATACGTGTGTCACAAGGAAGTACATATACCCCATGCAAATAGTCCAATGTTTGCTTTATCAAACATACAAAGGTACacataaccatggaatcataaaatcttacatgggtctgtcaaatggacagggatatctcaacctgagttttggctggtcaacccaaGACTTGCTGAGGGTTgatggctaaaatctttcacaAGGTTTGAGACATCCCAGTCCACCTGACAGATCcgtgtttgattctttttctcccatactttaacgaCAAATGGTAAACATTCAATTGTTTAAAAGCATTTTCACAATGTGTCAAAATTAATGATGTTGTCAACAATAGTTGTggcatgtattgatgacatcacATTGTTGTTCAGCATATGTGAGTTATTTTTTCACTACTCTGTAAATTAAGTTATCTTTCCCAACCAACGACATGACAACAcagtcaagtatgggagaaaattgTCATCAAACATGATCATTCTATAATGATCACCAAAACTCCATATTGAATCTAGTTTGAGAATTTTAGTTCATTTCTGCCTTGGTATATCCTGACAAAGCAAACGCACACAGAGACAATGACGACACTGATGATGGCGAGGCAATGGGTACCAGACGACCTACTCACTTCCTGAactattttttgttgaaataagGGGATTAATGGACTCATTCTCGGTATATCTATGTGAATCTGAAAGGAAGCAATTACATACATAATTGTGTTTACTCATTCACCCTTgaaattcataatggactggtctagtctttgatttagaagagcctaaatgtgttttcaggggtgaatgccagtaaatgataaaatgaataCCAGGTACTACAGTTTGTTCAATACATGATGTGACTGGCAAGGGTTTAAAGATGTTAGAATATTACACATGGAATTCTACAAAAGTGATCTTAGATTAGCTCCTTTCTTGGAATGTATTGAATACATGAGAGTccttttccagaagaaaatagcTACTGAACTTTCCATGTATAATACTTCTTTAGTTACTGAATGTTGTGTGAGATATGTTAGAAATGTAATGTATGTAAGGTATATTGTAGGTTTAGTACTAGTTAACACAACATAAAGCGATATTGAGTTACAagaatatatacagtaaaacccctttAACTCGAACCctgattcctcgaataccccctattcgtcgaactggtcctacggtcccgaccgtgtccctatataatctatgtaacaaaaccccggataactcgaacagctattcgtcgaataccccctattcctcgaacagaaatatatccccgtttcatcaaatacatagtatttaacCATATATTCGTCgagatttttttacctgtgtcacacctgactgcaccgaccgacatggataattgctcacgatCTTGTATTTGTAAAGGTAGTGTATCaagcctttaggtaattaaaggattaacggtgtcattattacctacctacacgatcgcaAGTCGTTGTTTTATGTTAACTTTATTTGAAAAgttcagaaaaggcattaaattattgatgtttctctcgTAATTATCTTCGCTGTAAATACGAAATACGAAAGTTGTTGAtccgtgttaatagaaagtatgctaacgcattgtgaaatgacgaaagaggcggaagatattgctgacgtccACCTAATTATAAGTTCattctttttaaatttctgtgttgttttcATTCGACATGCTAACACAATGATATTTATTgaaagatgtaaacgatatcaaacgaTATGCAAAGTGCATTTCGTATCTTTTCccgtacattgtattttgtaactacTCGTGAACACATGTAACCAAACGCTTTTACAAAGTAGACATCTATAGACATCATTTCTTATGTCCGTAATTATGCTGGTTTATTgtgagtatgtattttgtaaatgttttaaattattttaaataattaaattatagaaaccttgttgaccaatatggattGTACATTGACCTAGATGATGATCGCTTAATCTGCTGtaaatgacatttgatttaggGCTTTCTAGTAAGCATTTCAAACGCTCAATTTATctcagacatatttttttcaacttaatattgctatcaataaaacactttAATAAAGAAATACGAAATCctgaaagatagggtaattaaaatgtatttgcaatgcattgtttgtcatagtttgagaaTGGACATCTTGACTGTGACTAACCttggatgagtcgaatacccggTATTCCTCAAAttattgacctggtcccctgctgttggagttataggggttttactgtatatagtgTTTAGGTATTGTAGTGGTTACATTTGTATGAATAATCAGATTGAATGCTGTGCTGAGAGTTAACATAAACATGTAAACTCCTCTAATATTGGTGCCATGATCATGAGTATAAAGCAGGGTTACCAGCCTCTACAGTCAGCTTTAATGATTTGTTAGCAAAACAAGTGATGTACATAATGTAGTCATAAAAGGTACGAGAGGTGCTCTAAAGGTGAAGAGGATTAAGGGGGGGTAATCCAGAAAACACTGAACCTGCAGAAACCAATAACTGAGAAGAAAGATAAGTTATCAAATAGCATggatgaaaaaaattaattatgatatataaatcatatttcatttataagAGCTGGCAGACAGTGACCAATCTATTCAGAAACCAAAAGCAGATTACTTATATGGAGATGGCATTTTTCTactttaatatcattaataataTCTACATAATATAACTTCAGTTGTTACATATCAAAGAGAAGCTGAAAGGTGTCTATGATTCTATGAAGCTAATTTGGGTCACCTTGCGGAATGATAGATGTCTTACTAGAAAGCAGTAAAATATAGCTGATGACCTAACCAAAAACCATTTCTCACTCTATAGAAGAGACTAATATATTCCTTTTCCTCATGCTTCCCTCCCTaacaagatatttttttatttcaaataaaacaattacaaagaAAATTTCCAAAGTCTTGTAccgatattttattttcaaatgaggCTCATATTAAAGTTTTTCTCATGATTATCTGGTTTGTTAGAGAACAGCACAGAGTATGACAGAACTACTTACAGCACCCAGTCCTAGCCcctgtaattatataaataggGCTCAGTTACATTTCTAACATGCGATCCTTAACATGGCTAGGTCACATCTATAAAAGATCTCCACCGATAATGATAGTTGTTACACAATTTCTTTAATAATTCCACAAGTTCTTTAACACTTTCCATGGGCATTCATTACagtttaagatttttttttttcggttAGTGATTTAAgcacataatcaaacaaaagATTTGGACCTGAATTCAATTATTACAATACAACAGCTGAGAACAACTCATGAATCCCCTCCagtagttaaggaggagtacctgtttaattgttttgtaacaaaggggcataactccaAAAAAAAGGTGTAGGTATTTTGTTCCAATATCATTTACGCACATCTACACTGTTAAATGATTATTGTCAcaagttttgttgaaatcccTCTAACATTTGGAGGAGTAGTTGGTCGATCACTGTGTCTACAAACTGACAGAACAGATGAAACACCTGAATTCAGTGTAACAAACACCCCACCCACCTCCCCCCCAAGAATAGAGAATATGGGAAAGATAATTTCCGTGGTAATCATGACTGCATCGTCACTTTGACTGGAACCTTTGATTAATCAAGCAAGAATGACTCAATGTTTAAAGAGGGATAAGAAAATGCAAGCTTTGACAAAGACAATCAAGTAGAATATCATGTCAATTCACACAAATTAAATGGCTCCAATACAGTCCAAAAATAGAAACGTGTATGATGTGATGATATGAATACTGATTATAGAGGGATGGCTTACAAATGTGATTACAGCGGAACACTAAAGATAGTATGTAACTCGTGTTGCTTGTATCAAGGAGAAAACTATGTGTACATGGACATAGCATTAGACTTTGTTTTAGCTTTAGTTTTTTTCTTGAATAGAAACGTATGTGTGTGCATAGCgcattctgtatttgtatattgcaaagttatctccctttgtggATAGGTAAggattgttacgtcatgtatatatttctgagaATAACGTCGTAATTTATGTTTTTGAGAAACTTAAACTGTTcaaaaattgatgacgtcacaattattACATCCCcacaagggaagataactctgcaatatgccaaaacagtatacatatattagGGTCTTTGTTACCACATAACATGAGAGTTGTTACAGTACATTTTAGTGTGTGAGACTGTAATGATTTCACATTTACATCTGTGTGAGCATAGTTCCTAACTGGTGAAAGATTCAGTTAACAATTAATTACTAGATATAGCAATGATAAGTTAGTTCATGGAAGCATCGAAAATAATGTTGCaacagtttatatatttatgtatgttattCTTAAAACGTTTCCTATTCATAATTGACTTGTGTTTGCAGTTCATCTCTGACATTTCCAGCCACATTTCAACAACAGTAAGTTTTGACTATTTTAGATATGGTCATGAACTACACGTAAAATCACACACTATGACCGTATGGTCAAGGATGACTGACCCAATCCTTCTATCTTACTTGTCTGAATGTCTCCTGATGCATCTCTTGGTGTCTTGTGTCGTAGTACTGTTCTATAAAACCAAAGTACTCATTCCTCTTCCGTAGTAGGGTAGGTTCTCGTCGGTCCAAACTAGCAGGGAGATAGCCCTACAATAATGTAACATCAGCCATCAAAAATAGTATTAATTAATTATGGaatcaattaattataaaatcaaaattagggaagtaaacatacaaaaatgtaacaCTAGTCTTCAATAGAATTAATTAATGATCCAAATCAGGGAAGTAATCCTACAACAATATGTAAGATATCATGGAGTTAATTAATTACGGAATCAAAATcagggaggtaactctaaaatatatacaagagctgtttgagaacagcaaagccCACCTCTGgaattttgttgatttaattcAGGATCCTTGTAATTCACCAGTATTATGAAATATAGCAATATAATTACATAACTTAACTTTTCAGCCTGCCATTgtgcctcttgaaattctcaaaattaaGCAGATTCCCCTTTTCAGTGATTGTCAATACccaattaaaatcaaatgtcagttgtgacagataacagtattacaacacttgcactaaaaccttaacctggctATTTCAGCCCATTGgacctcttgaaattctcaaaatccagcatttggCTCCTTTAAATGATTTTCCACACCAATAGCAACAATAATAATCCAAAATGATTGTAGAAGTCCACGTCAattgtgacagataacagtttttcaacacttacaccaaaaccttaacctgggaTTTTCAACGCCAATGCCAGAATGATTCCATTAGCCCCCTCTTTTAGAGAGGCGAGCTAATTAGGTAAATGTGTCctcaataatttaattaaaacaggGAGATAACCttttaacaatgtaacatttgtcATCATTAATGAAGGTAACCAACAATGGAATAAAAATTGGTGAAACTACCCTTATAACATTTATTGCCATctatattaaatgaaaatatagacAGGGAGGTAACTCTATAGGAACTTCAGGTGTCTGGGCCCTAAAAGGATCTGCCAGGTTTTATTGATAGAATAAAGCAGGTTTTGTGGAAAAACAGATTTATGGCCTGTAACTGTCTCACAACTATCACAATACCCAAAGGAGGGAGGGCTTGGAAGGCATTGGTAGCAGCACCATATGGTATTTAAGGCAAACATGGTGTACTGTAacttgatttcatttttatgacAAGTAATTTCTAATAATTTTATCGATGTTTCAGTTAACAATGTAGGTAAAGTTGGTCAATGacataatcatttttttcaaaaataagagAAAATTGATAAATTCAATGTTTTCAATGAACACCAGACAAAATCTATTAACAAAATAATCATTAGATAATAGAGCCAACACCATGATTTTGTCTTGGTTGGTTCGTAATCCTAGCTCCGATACCCACAGATATATGCATTACGATTGagaaaatgtgtaaaatttCAAAGGAGAATTAAATTGTAACAAGCTTGTAATAAAATAGTAAAGATTTACTGAGACATACAGATGTGAAACATTATGAATTCCTATAATTAATGACTACGTACAGAGAGGATTTTCCAAGCGGTAGGACGGACGACTTTGGGTATCCCTGACCAGCTAAGCTTTCTCAGTTCATCTGTATCATAATAGAAACACTCAGTATAACATCTCATAGGTCTGGTGATCGAGATGAGACATTCAAACAGAACAAGTTTTCATGTACACACAATTCATAAATATTAACCAtcatatctttattttactaatatattgagaataaaattagtattttttcatCTAAAAAGTCAAAAATACAGAATTATTCAATTAAGAGCAAACCTCTGAGTTCATTGTATCCAGTTAATATGGATGCAATTTGGGCAAATTGGATACTGTAGACACACTTTCTTTCACGGCTACAGAATTTCACggtttttgtttcaaaatattttcaaagagATTAAATTTCACAGATTTGAAATACAGGTATACTTTTTAATTCAATTGCGCAAGAGAGTGAAAGACATCAATTTGTGGAGATAAACTTTTACCAATTTATCTTGATCAGgaaatttgcgaaaataaatctCATACGAAAGAGAGTTGGTTTTTTGTAACAGATAAATCATCAATGTCAACATCAAGCTTAAAAGGTTGTACAATAAAGGTATGCAGATAATTCatgaataatgaaaattttatttttaaattccCATCAAGTCTTTGTACCCAGATCTGTGTTCTGTGCAGCCATGGCACTCTTAAACTTTTCCAGTTTGATGACTTGGCGGTCTGGCACTTTTTTCTGTGTTGGTCTGATGGCCGTAGTTTTAGGGGCCTGCCATCCTGTGTTCAGCCTCATTCCCACTCCTGGGCCTGCTCCTTGGGAGGAAGTGGCTGATGGAATAGCTGTCACATGACCTGGTGAACAATATcacataaataatgaaatggtCAAAAAGGTACACTCTCTCTCTCTTGGTAATATATGGATGTAATTAAttcaaaaataatcatttttccTAAATTGAAGTCAACTTTAGGTACATACGTTATATACTTTTGTAGAACACTTTATTTAAGATCCATTATACAAAAAATTGAACATATTGAAAAAGAGAGTTAACTATATCAGGTTTTGCCATAACTACTAGTAAGACAAAATTTCTGCATTAATGTATTTTCCATTATCATATACTTGAGAGAAACTTGCTTTGTTTACTGTCGTTCTGGGCATTAATTTGTTTACTGTGGTTGTCTATCACAGCCTCTGCTGTCTTGCGGACATCACGGAGAGACATTTGGATGTTAGCCATGACGAGTAAGTCATCATCTCCATCATCCCAAGCGTCAGACGTCTTGTTCTCAAAGTCGTGGAATGCATCTTTTTTGTTACCTTTTAGTTTGCCATTGTCATCCTTCTTACTGAAAACAATCACAAGTACTATGTCTCAAATACTGTTACAGTGAAACAGAACATCTCAAATACTGTTACAGTGAAACAGAATGTCTCAAATACTGTTAGAGTGAAACAGAGTGTCTCAAATACTGCTACAGTGAAACAGAATGTCTAAAATACTGTTATAGTGAAAAAGAATGTCTCAAATACTGTTACAGTGAAACAGAATGTCTCAAATACTGTTACAGTGAAACAGAATGTCGCAAATACTGTTAAAGTGAAACAGAATGTCTCAAAAACTGTTATAGTGAAACAGAATGTCTCAAATACTGTTACAATGAAACAGAATGTCTAAAATACTGTTATAGTGAAACAAAATGTCTCAAATACCCTTATAGTGAAACAAAATGTCTCAAATACTGCTACAGTGAAACAGATTGTCTCAAACACTGCTACAGTGAAACATAATGTCTCAAACACTGCTTCAGTGAAACAGTGAAACAGACTGTCTCAAATACTGTAACAGTGAAACAAAGTGTCTCAAATACTGTTATAGTGAAACAGAATGTCTCAAATACTGTTATAGTGAAACAAAATGTCTCAATTACTGCTACAGTGAAACAGAATGTCTCAAATACTGCTACAGTGAAACATAATGTCTCAAATACTGATACAGTGAAACATAATGTCTCAAATACTGCTACAGTGAAATAGAATGTCTCAAATACTGTTATAGTGAAACAGAATGTCTCAAACACTGCTACAGTGAAACAGAATGTCTCAAATACTGCTACAGTGAAACAGAATGTCTCAAATACTGTTATAGTGAAACAGAATGTCTCAAATACTGTTATAGTGAAACAAAATGTCTCAAATACTGCTACAGTGAAACAGAATGTCTCAAATACTGTTATAGTGAAACATAATGTCTCAAATACTGTTATAGTGAAACAAAATGTCTCAAATACTGCTACAGTGAAACAGAATGTCTCAAATACTGTTATAGTGAAACATAATGTCTCAAATACTGTTATAGTGAAACAGAATGTCTCAAATACTGCTACAGTGAAACAGATTGTCTCAAACACTGCTACAGTGAAACATAATGTCTCAAACACTGCTTCAGTGAAACAGACTGTCTCAAATACTGTAACAGTGAAACAAAGTGTCTCAAATACTGCTACAGTGAAACAGAATGTCTCAAATACTGTTATAGTGAAACATAATGTCTCAAATACTGCTACAGTGAAACAGAATGTCTCAAATACTGTTACAGTGAAACAGAATGTCTCAAATACTGTTACAGTGAAACAGAATGTCTCAAATACTGTTACAGTGAAACAGAATGTCTCAAATACTGTTATAGTGAAATAGAATGTCTCAAATACTGTTATAGTGAAACAGAATGTCTCAAATACTGTTATAGTGAAACAGAATGTCTCAAATACTGTTACAGTGAAACAGAATGTCTCAAATACTGTTACAGTGAAACAGAATGTCTCAAATACTGCTACAGTGAAACAGAATGTCTCAAACACTGCTACAATTAAACAGAATGTCTCAAATACTGTTATAGTGAAACAGAATGTCTCAAATACTGTTATAGTGAAACAGAATGTCTCAAATACTGCTACAGTGAAACAGAATGTCTCAAATACTGTTACAGTGAAATAGAATGTCTCAAATACTGTTATAGTGAAACAGGTCTCAAATAATGCTACAGTGAAACAGAATGTCTCAAATACTGCTACAGTGAAACCGAATGTCTCAAATA
This genomic interval carries:
- the LOC138304703 gene encoding TBC1 domain family member 22B-like isoform X2, producing MSRPGSLSAKEGNKPGFWKKGTNFPGSIKPVYGAQHPPMQQSALPSKSKKDDNGKLKGNKKDAFHDFENKTSDAWDDGDDDLLVMANIQMSLRDVRKTAEAVIDNHSKQINAQNDSKQSHVTAIPSATSSQGAGPGVGMRLNTGWQAPKTTAIRPTQKKVPDRQVIKLEKFKSAMAAQNTDLDELRKLSWSGIPKVVRPTAWKILSGYLPASLDRREPTLLRKRNEYFGFIEQYYDTRHQEMHQETFRQILKDIPRMTSLAHLFQQKVVQEIFERILYIWAIRHPASGYVQGINDLVTPFFVVFLSEYIENDVESENCDLQELPEETLRIIEADSYWCTSRLLDGIQDNYTFAQPGIQMKVNALKELVKRIDVPLHKHLEEQSVEYLQFSFRWMNNLLMREIPLRCTVRLWDTYLCEPNGFADFHLYMCAAFLVRFTKDIQRERDFQGILMFLQNLPTHHWNNEEIGELLAEAFKLKYMFADAPNHLDKK
- the LOC138304703 gene encoding TBC1 domain family member 22B-like isoform X1, whose product is MSRPGSLSAKEGNKPGFWKKGTNFPGSIKPVYGAQHPPMQQSALPSKSKKDDNGKLKGNKKDAFHDFENKTSDAWDDGDDDLLVMANIQMSLRDVRKTAEAVIDNHSKQINAQNDSKQSHVTAIPSATSSQGAGPGVGMRLNTGWQAPKTTAIRPTQKKVPDRQVIKLEKFKSAMAAQNTDLDELRKLSWSGIPKVVRPTAWKILSGYLPASLDRREPTLLRKRNEYFGFIEQYYDTRHQEMHQETFRQGLGLGAILKDIPRMTSLAHLFQQKVVQEIFERILYIWAIRHPASGYVQGINDLVTPFFVVFLSEYIENDVESENCDLQELPEETLRIIEADSYWCTSRLLDGIQDNYTFAQPGIQMKVNALKELVKRIDVPLHKHLEEQSVEYLQFSFRWMNNLLMREIPLRCTVRLWDTYLCEPNGFADFHLYMCAAFLVRFTKDIQRERDFQGILMFLQNLPTHHWNNEEIGELLAEAFKLKYMFADAPNHLDKK